Proteins encoded in a region of the Rhodococcus sp. SBT000017 genome:
- a CDS encoding sulfurtransferase — translation MPVPTDSTATFADYAHPDRLVSTEWLSAHLGTPGLRVVESDEDVLLYDVGHIPGAVKIDWHLDLNDPVTRDYIDGEQFSKLMSRKGISREDTIVVYGDKSNWWAAYALWVFTLFGHQDVRLLDGGRDAWLSENRDTTLDVPEFPATDYPVIERHDAPIRAFASDVLGSLGTVPLIDVRSPAEYTGERTHMPDYPEEGALRGGHIPTAVSIPWAKAAAPDGRFRSRTELDEIYSGTSATDDVIAYCRIGERSSHTWFVLTHLLGYQSVRNYDGSWTEWGNAVRVPIAKGEEPGSAPAAR, via the coding sequence GTGCCTGTACCAACCGATTCCACCGCAACGTTCGCCGACTATGCGCATCCGGATCGTCTCGTATCGACCGAATGGCTGTCCGCTCATCTCGGCACCCCCGGCCTTCGCGTCGTCGAATCCGACGAGGACGTGTTGCTCTACGACGTCGGCCACATTCCCGGCGCGGTCAAGATCGATTGGCATCTCGACCTCAACGATCCGGTCACCCGTGACTACATCGACGGCGAGCAGTTCTCGAAACTGATGAGCCGCAAAGGTATTTCCCGGGAAGACACCATCGTCGTGTACGGCGACAAGAGCAACTGGTGGGCAGCGTATGCACTGTGGGTGTTCACTCTGTTCGGACATCAGGACGTCCGTCTGCTCGACGGCGGCCGCGACGCATGGTTGTCGGAGAACCGCGACACCACCCTCGACGTGCCCGAGTTCCCCGCAACCGACTACCCGGTGATCGAACGTCACGACGCGCCCATCCGCGCGTTCGCCTCCGACGTCCTCGGCTCGCTCGGAACGGTGCCGTTGATCGACGTCCGCTCCCCCGCCGAGTACACCGGCGAGCGCACCCACATGCCCGACTACCCCGAAGAAGGTGCTCTGCGCGGAGGTCATATCCCCACCGCCGTGAGCATTCCCTGGGCCAAGGCAGCCGCACCGGACGGACGCTTCCGTTCTCGTACGGAACTGGACGAGATCTACTCCGGTACCTCCGCGACCGACGACGTGATCGCGTACTGCCGTATCGGTGAGCGTTCGAGCCACACCTGGTTCGTGTTGACCCATCTGCTGGGGTACCAGTCGGTTCGCAACTACGACGGCTCGTGGACCGAATGGGGCAACGCCGTTCGCGTTCCGATCGCCAAGGGCGAGGAGCCCGGATCGGCTCCGGCCGCTCGATGA
- a CDS encoding condensation domain-containing protein, translated as MEYTELADYPLPAGRLTEWVPRVENDRWAQDPRGLSFTHQDHCERSAPGSWIGTVFEIHRRYDVEAVRATIAAYMGRHEAFRTKVRRDEESGSWLRYTAPTDAVQVTDRAHTEPRTETQVFSHLHSWFGETVSPTAWPHFVLATIEPDDASRALSNGPGESFLLAFAADHSVMDAYSQIYAINEIDRLYAHALEGIDPELPEVGSYVDFSQSERALGETLTGDHSAVRTWQDFLSVEDGRFPAFPLPVSVDRSLTGTGPAAQSSISSWLLTADQSDAFNAACRAAGYNMQAGILAALALTNVRLSGRTTLRTVMPMHTRDEQKWAAAVGWYVGILPMEIELENARTFGEALEAAATAGAANKGLARMPYSKIAQILESTEIPRFVVSYIDLRFLPDAEQWQGRKGRALRSNCHADDEVYFWVNRTLQGLNISARFPSSDVASTNVHRFITEFVAVLTAVIDSDGGTDTVLTSASRSVTVAAE; from the coding sequence ATGGAATACACCGAACTCGCCGACTACCCCCTCCCCGCCGGTCGCCTGACCGAGTGGGTCCCCCGCGTCGAGAACGACCGTTGGGCACAGGACCCCCGCGGGCTGTCGTTCACGCACCAGGACCATTGCGAGCGAAGCGCACCGGGCTCGTGGATCGGCACGGTGTTCGAGATTCATCGCCGCTACGACGTCGAGGCAGTGCGTGCAACCATCGCCGCGTACATGGGTCGTCACGAGGCGTTTCGGACCAAGGTTCGGCGGGACGAGGAATCCGGTTCCTGGCTGCGTTACACCGCACCGACGGATGCAGTGCAGGTGACCGATCGGGCACACACCGAACCTCGGACCGAGACTCAGGTCTTCAGCCATCTGCACTCCTGGTTCGGCGAAACCGTGTCTCCGACGGCATGGCCGCACTTCGTCCTCGCCACCATCGAACCGGACGATGCCTCACGTGCTCTGTCGAACGGACCCGGAGAGTCGTTCCTGCTCGCGTTCGCCGCCGACCATTCGGTGATGGACGCCTACAGCCAGATCTACGCCATCAACGAGATCGACCGGCTCTACGCACACGCCCTCGAGGGCATCGACCCGGAGTTGCCCGAAGTGGGCAGCTACGTCGACTTCAGCCAGTCCGAGAGGGCTCTCGGCGAGACGCTCACCGGTGACCACAGCGCCGTGCGCACCTGGCAGGACTTCCTTTCCGTGGAGGACGGACGCTTTCCCGCGTTTCCGCTTCCGGTGTCGGTCGACCGTTCGCTCACCGGCACCGGCCCGGCCGCGCAGAGCAGCATCTCGTCCTGGCTGCTGACCGCCGATCAATCGGATGCCTTCAACGCCGCATGCCGCGCCGCCGGGTACAACATGCAGGCCGGAATCCTCGCCGCTCTGGCGCTGACGAACGTGCGCCTGTCCGGCCGCACGACGTTGCGCACCGTGATGCCGATGCACACCAGAGACGAACAGAAGTGGGCCGCGGCGGTCGGCTGGTACGTCGGAATTCTGCCGATGGAGATCGAGCTCGAGAACGCTCGCACGTTCGGGGAGGCGCTCGAGGCGGCGGCAACTGCAGGCGCGGCCAACAAGGGGTTGGCGCGGATGCCGTACTCGAAGATCGCCCAGATCCTCGAATCGACGGAAATTCCTCGATTCGTGGTGTCCTACATCGACCTTCGGTTCCTCCCGGACGCCGAGCAGTGGCAGGGCCGAAAGGGTCGGGCTCTGCGGAGCAACTGCCACGCCGACGACGAGGTCTACTTCTGGGTCAACCGGACGCTCCAAGGGCTCAACATCTCCGCTCGATTCCCCAGCTCGGACGTCGCGTCCACCAACGTCCACCGCTTCATCACCGAATTCGTCGCGGTGTTGACGGCAGTGATCGACTCCGACGGTGGTACCGATACGGTGCTCACGTCGGCCTCTCGGTCGGTGACCGTCGCCGCAGAGTGA
- a CDS encoding SufE family protein, translated as MSALPESLAEIVDDFAAVEGQDKLQLLLEFSRELPPLPEHLAQDAMEPVPECQSPLFLSVDAGDPARIRLFFSAPPEAPTTRGFASILAQGLDGLSAQEILDVPDDFYSALGLSDAVSPLRLRGMSAMLARIKRHLR; from the coding sequence ATGAGTGCCCTGCCGGAGTCGCTGGCCGAGATCGTCGACGACTTCGCCGCGGTGGAGGGGCAGGACAAGCTGCAGCTACTGCTGGAGTTCAGTCGCGAACTGCCCCCGCTGCCGGAGCACCTTGCTCAGGATGCGATGGAACCGGTGCCGGAGTGCCAGTCTCCACTGTTCCTGTCGGTGGATGCAGGCGATCCGGCGCGGATCCGGCTGTTTTTCAGCGCCCCGCCGGAAGCTCCGACCACGCGGGGGTTCGCCTCGATCCTGGCGCAGGGACTCGACGGTCTCAGCGCACAGGAGATCCTCGACGTACCGGACGACTTCTACTCGGCTCTGGGCCTGAGCGACGCGGTCAGTCCGCTGCGACTGCGCGGTATGTCGGCGATGTTGGCGCGGATCAAGCGTCACCTGCGTTGA
- a CDS encoding condensation domain-containing protein: MRVTSITEYTPRAGTVVEFTAVVTGEPQPSPIPPSFNQRFHLGDLDEAERVWIAGAFEVQGSLDTRALGWAFEHLIDRHDTLRSSFVRMAAGIERVVYEPGSVQMRQSTRTTFSSASMLRNHLRRTLELHCDARRFPSYTCFGIDRPDTSTILCAFDHSNVDAMSIAVVVDEIHTLYDAYRRCPSNPEADLPPVGGFVEYCRVEATQPLVDPTDERMVRWSTFLTECGGTTPRFPLDLGVAEGETAPQATTVTSLLDAQHTLGFEQLCARSGAGMFAGVVAAIGQACVGIGGPSRVPFLFPLHTRHQQQFSRALGWFTTNAPMTLEVERDLADTITAAHTAFRAALPLSTVPIPQVLNNLGEAFTLSRRDVFMVSYIDYTRIEGHERFDRTDAHHISNATVSDDAQFWVSRTTSGLALRSRFPDTATARSVMNAFTAELDALMRASAAKPESAALTP; this comes from the coding sequence GTGCGGGTCACCTCGATCACTGAGTACACACCACGCGCGGGCACGGTCGTCGAGTTCACCGCCGTCGTCACCGGGGAGCCGCAGCCGTCACCGATTCCACCGTCGTTCAACCAACGGTTTCACCTCGGTGATCTGGACGAGGCCGAGCGCGTCTGGATAGCCGGAGCCTTCGAAGTGCAGGGCAGCCTCGATACTCGGGCACTCGGGTGGGCCTTCGAGCACCTGATCGACCGCCACGACACCCTGCGCAGTTCCTTCGTTCGCATGGCGGCCGGAATCGAGCGGGTGGTCTACGAACCGGGTTCGGTGCAGATGAGGCAATCCACTCGAACCACCTTCTCGTCGGCGTCGATGCTCCGGAATCATCTCCGACGCACGCTCGAACTGCACTGCGATGCACGACGATTCCCGTCGTACACCTGTTTCGGAATCGACCGGCCGGATACCTCGACGATCCTGTGCGCATTCGACCACTCCAACGTCGACGCCATGTCGATCGCCGTCGTGGTCGACGAGATCCACACCCTGTACGACGCCTACCGCCGCTGCCCGTCGAACCCGGAAGCAGACCTGCCTCCGGTCGGCGGGTTCGTCGAGTACTGCCGCGTCGAAGCAACCCAGCCACTCGTCGACCCAACGGACGAGCGCATGGTGCGGTGGTCGACCTTCCTCACCGAGTGCGGGGGCACCACGCCACGTTTCCCGCTCGACCTCGGCGTCGCCGAGGGTGAAACCGCGCCTCAGGCAACGACTGTCACTTCCCTACTCGACGCGCAGCACACCCTCGGCTTCGAGCAGCTCTGTGCCCGGTCCGGAGCCGGAATGTTCGCCGGCGTCGTAGCTGCGATCGGGCAGGCGTGCGTCGGCATCGGCGGACCGAGCCGCGTGCCGTTCCTGTTCCCGTTGCACACCCGCCATCAGCAGCAATTCTCGCGAGCACTGGGCTGGTTCACCACCAACGCTCCCATGACCTTGGAGGTCGAACGCGACCTCGCCGACACGATCACCGCGGCCCACACAGCGTTTCGCGCGGCACTACCGCTGAGCACCGTTCCGATCCCCCAGGTACTGAACAACCTCGGTGAGGCCTTCACCCTGTCGCGTCGAGATGTGTTCATGGTGTCCTACATCGACTACACCAGAATCGAAGGACACGAACGCTTCGATCGAACCGATGCGCACCACATCAGCAATGCCACGGTGTCCGACGACGCACAGTTCTGGGTCTCCCGCACCACATCGGGCCTGGCCCTGCGGTCACGATTTCCCGACACTGCAACGGCACGCTCGGTGATGAACGCGTTCACCGCCGAACTCGACGCACTCATGCGGGCCTCCGCAGCGAAACCCGAGAGCGCTGCCCTGACGCCCTGA
- a CDS encoding condensation domain-containing protein, producing MIITAMGRWNPAPGRLLEWHPTSAARASAEAAPVDSAPASFLQEDHLKAAWAARERGDVHTAYTGVATEIDGDVDTDAMSRALAAYVLRHEGLRCWFEVEGNDVVRHLAPPEVAAFEVSDAGEATDDDEFQRYVRGRFSSEATADAWPGFVVGVVARPGSFTLYYGADHAFTDGGSQALVISELTDLYALETGADVPIPAEAGSHLAYATDERARAATFGADSPEIAAWRDIFTRHDGRMPRFPLDLGLAPGEKAPVRIVERDLLSKELTAAFDAACKAAGARMSSGIFAAVGITDFELAGNTDYFGITVLSTRHHGDYGQSQGWFVNFAPVAFEVAGNDTFSDVAVLAHRGFEQAKQIAEAPVHAALGALAADGTLGSELAVSPNMLSYIDFRWFPGVGRDADTRAEHFTGEGSTSNASMWINRDGEHLYLVAQTPDTEVAAAAVKRYHDHLAHVLETIAREGDYSLTLDDLVQEPAGAGHLDH from the coding sequence ATGATCATCACCGCTATGGGTCGGTGGAATCCGGCTCCCGGCCGGCTGCTCGAATGGCACCCCACTTCGGCTGCCCGGGCGAGTGCCGAAGCGGCTCCTGTCGATTCGGCTCCGGCCTCGTTTCTCCAGGAGGACCACCTGAAGGCCGCGTGGGCGGCCCGCGAACGCGGCGATGTTCACACCGCGTACACCGGGGTGGCAACCGAGATCGACGGTGACGTGGACACCGACGCGATGAGCCGCGCGCTGGCCGCCTACGTGCTGCGGCACGAGGGTCTTCGATGCTGGTTCGAGGTCGAGGGAAACGACGTCGTTCGGCATCTCGCTCCACCCGAGGTCGCGGCGTTCGAAGTATCCGACGCCGGAGAAGCGACGGACGACGACGAATTCCAACGGTACGTACGTGGGCGCTTCTCGTCCGAGGCGACCGCGGACGCCTGGCCCGGATTCGTCGTCGGCGTCGTGGCCAGGCCCGGCAGCTTCACCTTGTACTACGGCGCAGATCACGCATTCACCGACGGCGGCTCGCAGGCGTTGGTCATCAGCGAGTTGACCGATCTGTATGCGCTGGAGACCGGTGCGGACGTACCGATCCCCGCGGAGGCAGGTAGCCATCTGGCCTACGCCACCGACGAGCGGGCTCGGGCCGCGACGTTCGGGGCCGATTCTCCCGAAATCGCCGCTTGGCGAGACATTTTCACCCGACACGACGGGCGAATGCCTCGGTTCCCGCTCGACCTCGGACTCGCGCCGGGCGAGAAAGCTCCGGTTCGCATCGTCGAACGCGACCTGTTGAGCAAAGAACTGACCGCTGCATTCGACGCCGCATGCAAGGCCGCCGGGGCCCGGATGAGCAGCGGCATATTCGCCGCCGTCGGGATCACCGACTTCGAATTGGCGGGAAACACCGACTACTTCGGGATCACCGTGCTCAGTACCCGGCACCACGGTGACTACGGACAATCCCAGGGGTGGTTCGTCAATTTTGCTCCGGTCGCGTTCGAGGTGGCAGGAAACGACACCTTCTCCGACGTCGCGGTTCTGGCCCACCGCGGCTTCGAGCAGGCCAAGCAGATCGCGGAGGCCCCGGTGCACGCCGCACTGGGCGCTCTGGCCGCCGACGGCACTCTCGGTAGCGAGTTGGCAGTGAGTCCGAACATGCTCTCGTACATCGACTTTCGCTGGTTCCCCGGCGTCGGGCGAGACGCAGACACGCGCGCCGAGCATTTCACCGGTGAGGGCTCGACGTCGAACGCATCGATGTGGATCAACCGAGACGGTGAGCACTTGTACCTGGTGGCCCAGACTCCCGATACCGAGGTTGCCGCCGCAGCGGTGAAGCGGTACCACGATCATCTGGCCCACGTACTGGAAACCATTGCACGCGAAGGTGACTACAGCCTGACGCTCGACGATCTCGTTCAGGAGCCGGCCGGTGCGGGTCACCTCGATCACTGA
- a CDS encoding condensation domain-containing protein encodes MEFTELADYAVPAGTLTEWIPSVGPQARTPEAAGWHPDARPTSYVHEAHLRTSLSSPRRGRESWLGAAFEIAGPLDKRAFRQAVLNWIDRHEAMRSSASIDEVTGEMTRVTAAQGAIDIWQVEQERCAQSSEVFEHLQYLFDEFTSPLIWPAYAFVTLEPIDETRPITVFFAADHSIIDGLSTVLVAHEIAALYGEELGGAPAALFEAGSYLDFGSSERERNAELEHSHDAVRIWRDFLVDGNGELPAFPLDIGDPSPDDLPQGGLSAWVLDPDQADSFSVACRKTGHSLFAGLLAVLAITGSELGGGTRFRTVTPVHTRDEPQWASALGWFVGLCPISFDFAGADSFGSVVAAASAEVKKTKPIARVPLDRVFTTLGYSARPRFVVSFMDVRFAPAAEHWPDWNARALRSKQYQHDVYIWINRTPQGINIAARYPNTEQATARVHEYVGAFRKLLTDVADTGTARFPHAGDDRSDIGHTDTGQIATNQ; translated from the coding sequence ATGGAGTTCACGGAGTTGGCGGACTACGCGGTTCCCGCGGGCACGCTCACCGAGTGGATACCCAGCGTCGGCCCGCAGGCCCGCACTCCGGAAGCCGCAGGGTGGCATCCCGACGCCAGGCCGACGTCCTATGTTCACGAGGCGCACCTTCGCACGAGCCTGAGCAGTCCTCGTCGCGGTCGTGAATCGTGGCTCGGCGCGGCCTTCGAAATCGCGGGCCCGTTGGACAAGCGCGCGTTTCGCCAGGCAGTTCTGAACTGGATCGACCGGCACGAGGCGATGCGTTCGAGCGCGTCGATCGACGAGGTGACGGGCGAGATGACGCGGGTGACCGCGGCGCAGGGTGCCATCGACATCTGGCAGGTCGAGCAGGAACGGTGCGCGCAATCGAGCGAGGTGTTCGAGCACCTGCAGTATCTGTTCGACGAGTTCACCTCACCGTTGATCTGGCCCGCGTACGCCTTCGTGACTCTCGAACCAATTGACGAGACGCGTCCGATCACCGTGTTCTTCGCTGCGGATCACTCGATCATCGACGGTCTGTCCACGGTGTTGGTCGCGCACGAGATCGCTGCTCTGTACGGCGAGGAACTCGGTGGCGCGCCTGCTGCGCTGTTCGAGGCCGGCAGCTACCTCGACTTCGGTTCCTCCGAACGTGAGAGGAATGCAGAGCTCGAGCACTCGCACGACGCCGTGAGAATCTGGCGGGATTTTCTGGTCGACGGCAATGGTGAGCTACCGGCCTTTCCACTCGACATCGGCGATCCGAGCCCCGACGATCTGCCGCAGGGTGGTTTGTCCGCGTGGGTGCTCGACCCCGATCAGGCCGACTCGTTCTCGGTCGCCTGCCGCAAGACCGGACACAGCCTGTTCGCGGGATTGCTGGCAGTGCTCGCCATCACCGGCTCCGAATTGGGCGGTGGCACTCGTTTCCGCACGGTGACTCCGGTTCACACCCGAGACGAGCCGCAGTGGGCCTCCGCGCTGGGCTGGTTCGTCGGACTGTGCCCCATCTCCTTCGACTTCGCCGGTGCGGACTCGTTCGGCTCTGTGGTCGCGGCGGCCTCGGCCGAGGTGAAGAAGACGAAACCGATCGCCCGCGTTCCTCTCGATCGCGTGTTCACCACTCTGGGCTACTCCGCCCGCCCGCGTTTCGTCGTCTCGTTCATGGATGTGCGGTTCGCGCCTGCCGCCGAGCACTGGCCGGACTGGAATGCCCGCGCGCTACGCAGTAAGCAGTATCAGCACGATGTGTACATCTGGATCAACCGCACGCCGCAGGGAATCAACATCGCGGCTCGCTATCCCAACACCGAGCAGGCGACCGCTCGGGTTCACGAGTACGTCGGTGCCTTCCGAAAGCTGTTGACCGATGTGGCGGACACCGGTACCGCCCGATTCCCTCATGCGGGCGACGATCGGTCCGATATCGGACATACCGACACCGGTCAGATCGCTACCAATCAGTAG